A region of Methanocorpusculum labreanum Z DNA encodes the following proteins:
- a CDS encoding EFR1 family ferrodoxin (N-terminal region resembles flavodoxins. C-terminal ferrodoxin region binds two 4Fe-4S clusters.): protein MKTILYYFTGTGNSLAVAKAISTRLPDTELVPIPKLMLAGEKVIVPDDTNIGIVYPLYAMGLPKIVVNFFTLLDLSHAGYVFSVVTEGGKSGSPTKQITALCEKSGHILDAAWWIQMPDNYIPFSAPPEKSVEKTIRENALRKVAVIVEDIKNRRNSIVGFSVLGNVLKLMYVPFIRNINNFDKKFVVSPSCNGCQICVRICPVNNIRALPHGKKEWLHKCEGCLACLQFCPVEALSCGGKTANRPRYHHANATVEDMLEQKGSIETN, encoded by the coding sequence ATGAAAACAATACTGTACTACTTTACCGGCACGGGGAATTCCCTTGCTGTTGCTAAAGCGATATCCACACGGCTCCCTGACACCGAACTCGTCCCTATCCCCAAACTCATGTTAGCAGGCGAGAAAGTCATTGTTCCGGATGACACCAATATTGGTATAGTGTATCCTCTCTACGCTATGGGTCTTCCAAAAATCGTTGTGAATTTTTTCACTCTTCTGGATCTCTCCCATGCAGGCTATGTTTTCTCCGTCGTTACCGAAGGGGGAAAAAGCGGATCTCCGACAAAACAGATCACCGCCCTGTGTGAAAAAAGCGGGCATATCCTTGATGCAGCCTGGTGGATCCAGATGCCTGACAACTATATCCCCTTCAGCGCCCCTCCGGAGAAGTCCGTTGAGAAAACCATCCGGGAAAATGCGCTTCGCAAAGTAGCAGTAATAGTGGAGGATATCAAAAACCGCCGGAATTCGATTGTGGGATTCAGTGTACTTGGAAACGTTCTGAAACTGATGTATGTTCCTTTCATCAGAAACATAAACAACTTCGACAAAAAATTTGTCGTCAGCCCTTCATGCAACGGCTGCCAGATCTGCGTCAGGATCTGTCCGGTAAACAACATCCGGGCTCTCCCTCATGGGAAAAAGGAATGGCTCCACAAATGTGAGGGCTGCCTTGCCTGCCTGCAGTTCTGCCCGGTTGAAGCACTGTCCTGTGGCGGTAAAACAGCCAATCGTCCGCGGTATCATCACGCAAATGCAACCGTTGAAGATATGCTTGAGCAGAAAGGCAGTATCGAAACAAATTAA